From a single Sphingobium sp. genomic region:
- a CDS encoding DUF1501 domain-containing protein yields the protein MILNRRHLVLSGLAGTGIALAPRIAFAAAETDRRFIFIIQRGAADGLAILAPTGDPVFAAARGEIAASAASGAALDSLFTLHPEMKASAALFGQKQAAFVHAIASGYRERSHFDGQNMLETAGTRPYGRDDGWMNRLLTLLPKGESKAIAFANAIPPALRGPIAVSSYAPSRLPDANAALLERVAMLYAEDRELAPLWQSATQTEAMAMGSDPAGRGGAAAGKLVASLMAGSDGARVAMVETGGWDTHINQDGRLGAVLKGVDDMIDALRIDLGPAWDKTLVLVATEFGRTVHVNGTRGTDHGTGSAALLYGGALASGGTVRSDWPGLATGQLFEGRDLRPTMRFESVAVGALSAHYGIDPVLMRRTVFPDYS from the coding sequence ATGATCCTCAATCGCCGCCATCTTGTGCTGTCGGGACTCGCCGGGACGGGTATTGCCCTTGCCCCGCGCATCGCCTTTGCCGCCGCCGAAACCGACCGGCGCTTCATCTTCATCATTCAGCGCGGCGCCGCCGACGGTCTGGCCATTTTGGCCCCGACCGGCGATCCCGTCTTTGCGGCTGCACGCGGAGAGATCGCGGCCAGCGCTGCAAGCGGGGCCGCGCTGGACAGCCTCTTCACGCTGCATCCGGAAATGAAAGCGAGCGCCGCATTATTCGGGCAAAAACAGGCCGCCTTTGTCCATGCGATTGCCTCTGGCTATCGGGAACGTTCGCATTTTGACGGGCAGAACATGCTCGAAACCGCAGGCACCCGTCCTTATGGCCGCGACGATGGCTGGATGAACCGGTTGCTCACACTGCTTCCCAAGGGCGAAAGCAAGGCCATTGCCTTTGCCAACGCCATCCCGCCAGCGCTGCGCGGCCCGATAGCGGTCAGCAGCTACGCCCCCTCGCGCCTGCCCGACGCCAATGCCGCGCTGCTCGAACGGGTCGCCATGCTTTATGCCGAGGACCGCGAGCTGGCGCCATTATGGCAAAGCGCGACCCAGACCGAAGCCATGGCAATGGGCAGCGACCCGGCAGGACGCGGCGGCGCAGCGGCCGGAAAGCTGGTCGCCAGCCTGATGGCAGGTAGCGACGGTGCCCGTGTTGCGATGGTCGAAACTGGCGGCTGGGATACGCATATCAATCAGGACGGGCGGCTGGGCGCGGTGTTAAAGGGTGTCGATGACATGATCGATGCCCTGCGCATCGACCTTGGACCAGCGTGGGATAAGACACTGGTGCTGGTCGCGACCGAATTCGGGCGCACCGTGCATGTCAACGGGACGCGCGGCACCGACCATGGCACCGGATCGGCAGCATTGCTCTATGGAGGCGCACTGGCCAGCGGCGGCACGGTGCGTTCGGATTGGCCGGGGCTTGCCACCGGACAATTGTTCGAAGGTCGCGACCTCAGGCCGACGATGCGGTTTGAAAGCGTCGCGGTCGGGGCACTTTCGGCGCATTACGGCATCGATCCCGTTTTGATGCGCCGAACAGTGTTTCCAGATTACAGCTGA
- a CDS encoding serine hydrolase domain-containing protein, whose translation MGIEAQLQAAFAQAAIPGAVALIADRDGVRFTGAYGHADAISGQAMEVDTVFQIASMTKAVVSAGAMQLVEQGRLDLDAPVGDLLPQLAAPQVLSGFSDGGEPILRAASRPITLRHLLTHTAGLGYFFIHPEILRYYAATGMPAPGSLASIQMPLMFDPGEKWEYSVATDWVGLAIEAATGQRLGAYLQDNLLAPLGMTATAFRDALPDDAAKVHARLPDGGFATQPIFLGGGEFDMGGGGLSSTAADYGQFVRMILRGGELDGTRVLSEASVAEMARNQVAPLRAGYMGTAMPDLARPYDTFPDQHTGWGLGFLINPEQGPNGRAPGSLAWAGIFNSYYWIDPTNGVAGVMMSQLAPFGDAGALDFLGAVERAAYGN comes from the coding sequence ATGGGGATAGAAGCACAACTGCAGGCAGCCTTTGCACAAGCGGCAATTCCGGGCGCGGTGGCGCTGATCGCTGACCGGGATGGGGTGCGCTTTACGGGTGCTTATGGCCACGCCGATGCCATTAGCGGGCAGGCGATGGAGGTCGATACCGTCTTCCAGATTGCGTCGATGACCAAGGCGGTCGTTTCCGCAGGGGCGATGCAGCTGGTCGAACAGGGCCGGCTCGATCTCGATGCCCCGGTTGGAGATTTGTTGCCGCAACTGGCGGCGCCGCAGGTCCTCTCCGGCTTTTCGGACGGCGGCGAACCGATTTTGCGCGCCGCAAGCCGGCCAATCACGCTGCGCCATCTGCTGACGCATACGGCAGGGCTCGGCTATTTCTTCATCCACCCGGAAATATTGCGCTATTATGCCGCAACCGGGATGCCAGCCCCCGGATCGCTCGCGTCAATCCAGATGCCGCTGATGTTCGATCCAGGCGAAAAGTGGGAATATAGCGTCGCGACCGATTGGGTTGGTCTTGCGATCGAGGCGGCGACCGGCCAGCGGCTGGGCGCCTATCTTCAGGATAATCTGCTTGCCCCGCTCGGCATGACGGCGACCGCTTTCCGCGATGCGCTGCCCGACGATGCAGCAAAGGTGCATGCGCGGCTTCCCGATGGCGGCTTTGCCACCCAGCCCATCTTTCTGGGCGGTGGCGAGTTCGACATGGGCGGCGGCGGCCTGAGTTCAACCGCAGCCGATTATGGCCAGTTCGTCCGCATGATCCTGCGCGGTGGTGAATTGGATGGCACGCGCGTGCTATCCGAAGCCAGCGTCGCGGAAATGGCGCGCAATCAGGTCGCCCCCTTGCGTGCCGGTTATATGGGAACGGCAATGCCCGATCTTGCCCGGCCTTATGATACCTTCCCCGACCAGCACACCGGATGGGGTCTGGGTTTTCTGATCAATCCCGAACAAGGCCCCAATGGCCGCGCGCCGGGCAGCTTGGCCTGGGCGGGGATTTTCAACAGCTATTATTGGATCGACCCGACAAATGGCGTTGCCGGCGTGATGATGAGCCAGCTTGCACCCTTTGGCGATGCCGGCGCGCTCGATTTCCTCGGCGCGGTCGAACGGGCAGCTTATGGAAATTGA